The Anabaena sp. WA102 genome contains a region encoding:
- a CDS encoding lipocalin-like domain-containing protein, producing the protein MNPISNESIDASVEQRKKAKKSPIQRSIQWFSGGLTAALILSYGGAAIKAETSKPTAAQEGVTNLKQDGISPKQGSTPSELEPNSSYKISRGELTAQQKQFVGSWRLVSWINKDAKGNVTHPFGKDSVGYLMYTPDGHMCVTFSKNKRPNFPSGDILGGTLEEQAKAVQTYITYCGKYELQKGKVVHRVEVSLFPNYVGTNQVRIYSFENGKLVLTHAPEMMDGKLQTPFITWERFSK; encoded by the coding sequence ATGAATCCTATTTCTAATGAGTCGATTGATGCCAGTGTTGAACAGCGCAAGAAAGCAAAAAAGAGTCCTATCCAGCGCTCTATTCAATGGTTTTCTGGAGGCTTAACAGCAGCCTTAATTTTGTCCTATGGTGGGGCTGCAATTAAGGCAGAAACATCAAAACCTACTGCCGCTCAAGAAGGTGTTACCAACTTAAAACAGGACGGAATTTCACCTAAGCAAGGCTCCACCCCCTCCGAGTTGGAACCCAATTCTTCCTATAAGATTTCCCGTGGTGAGTTGACAGCCCAACAAAAACAATTTGTAGGAAGCTGGCGATTGGTATCCTGGATAAATAAGGATGCAAAGGGGAACGTTACCCATCCATTTGGGAAAGATTCTGTTGGTTACCTTATGTACACTCCCGATGGACATATGTGTGTAACCTTTTCAAAAAACAAACGTCCTAATTTTCCTTCAGGAGATATTTTGGGGGGAACGCTAGAAGAACAGGCAAAAGCAGTACAAACATATATTACCTATTGCGGTAAATATGAACTCCAAAAAGGTAAAGTGGTTCATCGTGTTGAAGTCAGCCTGTTTCCAAATTATGTTGGTACAAATCAAGTACGCATTTATAGTTTTGAGAATGGCAAGCTAGTATTGACTCATGCTCCAGAGATGATGGATGGCAAGCTACAAACTCCCTTTATAACTTGGGAGCGCTTTTCAAAATAA
- a CDS encoding thioesterase II family protein has translation MKPEIPNLWIKCPQSNPQAKLRLFCLPYAGGGTSIFRLWPRELPSNVEVCAIELPGRENRIKEKPISNLEILTENLVDVLLQHLDKPFAIFGHSMGSLIAYDLARKLRQRNVNPVYVFLSGRPAPNIPELYPPLHLLPNAEFIEKLTNVYSAIPEVVLQDQELMELFLPTLRADMTLVETYIHSQVEPLDCPIFALGGLEDPEASYDNLVSWRDYTRSSFSIEMFPGGHFYLNENRQALLQFMSQTLKDL, from the coding sequence ATGAAACCAGAAATACCTAATCTTTGGATTAAATGCCCCCAATCCAATCCCCAAGCCAAGTTACGCTTATTTTGCCTACCCTATGCAGGAGGTGGGACATCCATTTTTCGTCTCTGGCCTCGAGAATTGCCCTCAAATGTAGAGGTTTGTGCGATTGAACTGCCTGGAAGAGAAAATCGCATCAAAGAAAAACCAATTTCAAATCTTGAAATTCTGACAGAGAACTTAGTAGATGTCTTACTGCAACATTTGGATAAGCCATTTGCGATCTTTGGTCATAGTATGGGATCGCTAATTGCTTATGACCTAGCTAGAAAACTCCGGCAAAGAAACGTCAATCCGGTTTATGTGTTTTTATCAGGTCGTCCTGCCCCTAACATACCTGAATTATATCCGCCCCTTCATTTGTTACCTAATGCAGAATTTATTGAAAAATTAACCAATGTTTACTCTGCCATACCAGAAGTAGTCCTACAAGACCAAGAACTTATGGAGTTGTTCTTGCCTACCTTGCGAGCAGACATGACTTTAGTAGAAACATATATCCATTCCCAAGTCGAGCCTCTTGATTGTCCCATTTTTGCTTTGGGTGGTCTTGAAGATCCGGAAGCCAGTTACGATAATCTTGTTAGTTGGCGTGATTACACCCGTTCCTCATTTTCAATAGAGATGTTCCCAGGTGGACACTTCTACCTCAATGAAAATAGACAAGCTTTGTTGCAGTTTATGTCTCAAACCCTGAAAGACTTATAA
- the gntT gene encoding guanitoxin biosynthesis MATE family efflux transporter GntT yields MNQTLPAQYSFIPRYFRLALANVLSSIMIPLANIVSVIFLGHLEDIRHFAGVSIAGNLLNFFYLALFFLRMGTTGLTAQAVGRDDREEMLLVGLRNGLIALVIGITLILLQYPLGELGFALLNADPEIKSSGLAYFNTQIWGAPAILLNFVLIGWFLGREKNSLVVLISVLGNGSKIVLDYVFIIHMGWESTGAGISSATSQYLSLFMGLIFFCQEFQWLEIRSLSGKIWDISAIKSNLALNMNILISNCICLLTTFIFSYQGVQLGTLIYAQNTLMWQIFSFNTYFVEGMGFGTEALVGNFKGKGSRQQLPPLVGFSILAALVVAVFFGGVCVLFPDTVFSWFTNHTEVTSNINTFLPWLQLTLAFSSISFAMEGYFLGLAQGYTLRNVSLIALVVGFIPASFAAIKFSSNHILWLSVSLFHAVRMVMFLVNLPSTFGDDINASDVSVTNLEVK; encoded by the coding sequence ATGAACCAAACACTTCCAGCGCAATATAGCTTTATCCCCCGCTATTTCCGACTGGCTCTAGCCAACGTCCTATCCAGTATTATGATTCCACTGGCAAATATAGTCAGTGTCATCTTTTTGGGTCATCTTGAAGACATCCGTCACTTCGCTGGAGTGAGCATTGCTGGAAACTTGCTGAATTTTTTCTATTTGGCTTTATTCTTTTTACGCATGGGAACTACTGGACTCACAGCACAGGCAGTTGGACGGGATGACCGAGAAGAGATGTTGTTGGTGGGGCTGCGTAACGGCTTGATTGCTCTAGTCATAGGTATCACCCTCATCCTCTTACAATATCCTTTAGGAGAACTTGGGTTTGCTCTGCTAAATGCTGACCCAGAGATAAAATCTTCGGGCCTTGCCTATTTCAACACCCAAATTTGGGGAGCGCCTGCAATCTTACTCAATTTTGTATTGATAGGTTGGTTTCTAGGACGAGAAAAAAATAGCTTAGTTGTGCTAATTTCAGTCCTTGGTAATGGCAGCAAAATTGTACTTGATTATGTATTTATTATCCACATGGGATGGGAAAGTACAGGGGCAGGAATATCCTCTGCTACAAGCCAATATTTATCTTTATTCATGGGATTGATATTTTTTTGCCAGGAATTTCAGTGGTTGGAAATTCGATCTTTATCTGGAAAAATATGGGACATTTCAGCTATAAAATCTAACTTAGCTCTCAATATGAATATCCTGATCAGCAATTGTATTTGTCTGCTTACCACATTCATATTCAGCTATCAAGGAGTCCAACTGGGAACGTTGATTTATGCTCAAAATACCTTAATGTGGCAAATATTTAGCTTTAATACATATTTTGTAGAGGGAATGGGATTCGGTACAGAAGCTTTGGTTGGAAACTTTAAAGGAAAAGGATCTCGACAACAATTACCTCCCTTAGTAGGTTTTTCTATTTTAGCTGCTCTCGTGGTAGCAGTGTTTTTTGGTGGAGTATGTGTGCTATTTCCAGATACTGTTTTTAGTTGGTTCACTAACCACACTGAAGTAACCTCAAATATAAATACTTTTCTTCCTTGGTTACAACTTACCTTAGCTTTTAGTTCAATCAGTTTTGCGATGGAAGGATACTTCTTAGGTTTAGCCCAAGGATACACCCTCCGCAATGTTAGCTTAATTGCTCTTGTAGTTGGGTTTATACCTGCCAGTTTCGCTGCCATTAAGTTTTCCAGCAACCATATCTTGTGGTTAAGTGTATCTTTATTTCATGCAGTCAGAATGGTGATGTTTTTGGTAAATCTGCCCAGTACATTTGGCGATGATATTAATGCCAGTGATGTCTCGGTTACGAATTTAGAGGTGAAATAG
- a CDS encoding oxidoreductase, with translation MTFESISPHLLSPFMLGDLPLKNRVVMAPLTRSRAGVERISNALMAEYYAQRASAGLIIGEATTISEQANGWLNSPGIYSDEQTSGWKQVVDAIHAKGGHIFLQIKEIVEAVLTVWPANRVGVRINPNGVDGEMIAFERLYISNPDLVFSYLDILNFPYPTGKNATLLRRNKPKPCTFCDIEDIFG, from the coding sequence ATGACTTTTGAAAGTATCTCTCCTCACTTATTAAGCCCATTCATGTTGGGTGATCTACCTTTAAAGAATCGCGTGGTCATGGCACCCTTGACTCGTTCGCGGGCTGGAGTGGAGCGGATTTCCAACGCACTGATGGCTGAATACTATGCTCAACGGGCATCGGCTGGTCTAATCATTGGTGAAGCAACCACGATTTCAGAACAAGCGAACGGTTGGCTGAACTCACCCGGCATCTATTCCGATGAGCAAACCAGTGGCTGGAAACAGGTCGTCGATGCTATTCATGCTAAAGGCGGACATATCTTCCTCCAGATTAAGGAGATAGTAGAGGCGGTTCTGACGGTGTGGCCAGCCAACCGGGTGGGAGTCCGAATTAATCCCAACGGCGTAGATGGTGAAATGATTGCCTTTGAACGACTTTATATCAGCAATCCTGACTTGGTTTTCAGCTATCTGGATATCCTCAATTTCCCATATCCCACAGGGAAAAATGCAACTCTTTTAAGACGCAATAAGCCAAAACCTTGCACTTTTTGTGATATAGAAGATATTTTTGGTTAA
- a CDS encoding aromatic ring-hydroxylating oxygenase subunit alpha, which yields MEATANNHLNNVDFIKDKELLNYLNNWQPHPVERAVCLPAFMYVSDEVYRLEREKLFSRSWLFVGFTNQLEKPKSYFTVSIANISLLIVKNEEGNLRAFRNICSHRFTPLALENGKANCFVCPYHGWTYDLEGKLTGVTEFEKHEDFDMSKYGLSSFHIDTWGPFIFVNLDPNCSPLKTQLGKLPKLFDDYKISELSHVHTHDYQANINWKLYVENTVENYHVPFLHKGTNEIPQLDWVSPVKSFFQGKDNYYVEYSSFSTKEEIEPGTVIEGLPPKLMQGYFWLSFWPNFCLFCLPNLVLVFLIDPISVSQTRIRWTWLVPNTTEAKSAENVQSLVEEYDKIQLQDLSLLPKIQNELAFLRSSAGPLSPSKEPMVHRFHEFLMAYLTDSIGMQKFQNRNFDEEDLF from the coding sequence ATGGAAGCTACGGCAAATAACCACTTAAACAATGTCGATTTTATCAAGGATAAAGAATTACTAAATTATCTGAACAATTGGCAGCCACACCCAGTGGAAAGAGCAGTATGCTTGCCAGCATTCATGTATGTATCTGATGAGGTTTATCGGCTGGAAAGAGAGAAATTATTTAGTCGTTCCTGGCTCTTTGTTGGTTTTACCAATCAGTTGGAAAAACCTAAATCTTATTTTACTGTGAGTATTGCAAATATTTCTCTACTGATTGTTAAAAATGAGGAAGGTAATTTACGTGCTTTTCGTAATATCTGTAGTCATCGATTCACACCCCTAGCTTTAGAAAATGGTAAGGCTAATTGTTTTGTGTGCCCTTATCATGGTTGGACCTATGACCTAGAAGGAAAATTAACAGGCGTCACTGAATTTGAAAAACATGAAGATTTTGATATGTCAAAATATGGACTGTCATCTTTTCATATTGATACTTGGGGACCCTTTATATTTGTTAATCTTGATCCCAATTGTTCTCCCTTAAAAACACAGCTTGGCAAACTACCTAAACTATTTGATGATTATAAAATTAGTGAATTGAGTCATGTTCATACCCATGATTATCAAGCCAATATTAATTGGAAGCTTTATGTAGAAAATACCGTTGAGAATTATCATGTACCATTTCTTCACAAAGGTACTAATGAAATACCTCAACTTGACTGGGTCTCCCCTGTAAAGAGTTTTTTTCAAGGAAAAGATAATTACTACGTAGAATATTCTTCCTTTTCGACAAAAGAAGAGATAGAACCGGGTACAGTCATAGAAGGATTACCTCCTAAATTGATGCAAGGTTATTTCTGGTTATCGTTTTGGCCGAATTTTTGCCTATTTTGTCTGCCAAATCTTGTACTAGTGTTTCTAATTGATCCAATCAGTGTATCTCAAACAAGAATCCGTTGGACTTGGTTAGTTCCTAATACCACAGAAGCAAAATCTGCAGAGAATGTTCAATCACTAGTTGAGGAGTATGATAAGATACAACTCCAGGATTTAAGTTTATTGCCAAAAATACAGAATGAGCTAGCTTTCCTTCGTTCATCTGCTGGTCCGTTATCTCCTAGCAAAGAACCAATGGTACACCGATTTCACGAGTTCTTAATGGCATACCTAACTGATTCAATCGGAATGCAGAAGTTCCAGAATAGAAATTTTGATGAGGAAGACTTGTTCTAA
- a CDS encoding GNAT family N-acetyltransferase has product MSSSEMNTNPIDDSIIATKSAQINPSIKHKDIQIRTASASDQRHINAAMVLAFNNDPVARWLFPDPDQYLTYFPLLFETYINESLAHQTSYYVDGYGGAVQWIPPGIEWDAEPLRKVFQEGIAESRQAEAFELFEQLGNDHPSQPYWYLSFLGVEPIQQGKGFGLALLRPILRQCDRDSIPACVETCGCIPRNIAFYKKQGFELISQYQVGDAPIIVRMIRQPQ; this is encoded by the coding sequence ATGTCTTCCTCCGAAATGAATACAAATCCTATTGACGATAGCATCATCGCTACAAAGTCGGCTCAAATCAATCCTTCAATAAAACATAAGGACATTCAGATCAGAACTGCATCAGCTTCCGACCAGAGACATATTAATGCTGCAATGGTTCTAGCCTTTAACAACGATCCTGTTGCCCGCTGGCTCTTTCCTGACCCCGATCAATATCTCACTTATTTCCCACTCCTATTTGAAACATATATTAACGAGTCCTTAGCCCATCAGACTTCTTATTATGTTGATGGTTATGGAGGTGCAGTGCAATGGATTCCGCCAGGGATAGAATGGGATGCAGAACCATTAAGGAAAGTATTTCAAGAAGGTATCGCTGAGTCACGCCAAGCAGAGGCATTTGAATTGTTTGAACAATTGGGGAATGATCATCCTAGTCAACCTTACTGGTATCTGTCCTTTCTAGGTGTGGAGCCAATTCAACAGGGTAAAGGCTTTGGTCTAGCCCTATTGCGGCCTATTCTCAGACAATGCGATCGCGATAGTATTCCTGCCTGTGTGGAAACCTGCGGCTGCATTCCAAGAAACATAGCATTCTATAAAAAGCAAGGGTTTGAGTTAATTAGCCAGTATCAAGTTGGTGATGCACCGATTATTGTCAGAATGATTCGCCAGCCACAATAG
- a CDS encoding DUF4437 domain-containing protein → MPEEPGWRISGMSDQVLAGRRRLLTWHDCGASTSRVILPPKFAAPSGIFTADLEIFILAGKIQIGEWELDQHGYSFIPAGVKVESWQVLGEEEAEILWMENGPVPLQYQDAETNHPGARISEFIPALDSKFLPWSDTEKVTNKKKLLRQHNNGGETFIFVTLPHYVTHHGMICSYNEEAYILGGYCDLGSYRLATDHFCYCPSYNVTPRERTVDGLFGFARIDRDLSKST, encoded by the coding sequence GTGCCAGAAGAACCAGGATGGCGAATCAGTGGAATGTCCGATCAAGTCCTAGCAGGAAGACGAAGATTGCTGACGTGGCATGATTGTGGTGCATCTACTTCCAGAGTAATCCTACCGCCCAAATTTGCGGCGCCATCTGGGATATTCACTGCTGACTTGGAAATTTTTATTCTTGCTGGCAAGATTCAAATTGGTGAATGGGAACTAGATCAACATGGTTACTCCTTTATTCCTGCTGGAGTAAAAGTAGAATCTTGGCAAGTTTTAGGTGAAGAGGAAGCGGAAATTCTTTGGATGGAAAACGGGCCAGTTCCCCTCCAGTACCAAGATGCAGAAACCAATCATCCAGGTGCGAGAATAAGTGAATTTATTCCAGCATTGGATAGCAAATTCTTGCCTTGGAGTGATACAGAGAAAGTAACAAATAAAAAAAAGCTTTTAAGGCAACATAATAACGGCGGTGAAACATTTATATTTGTCACTTTACCACACTATGTCACTCACCATGGAATGATTTGTTCCTACAATGAAGAGGCATATATTTTAGGTGGATATTGTGATCTAGGAAGTTACCGACTTGCAACGGATCACTTCTGCTATTGTCCTAGCTATAATGTTACCCCTAGAGAGAGAACGGTTGATGGACTTTTCGGGTTTGCGAGAATTGATAGAGATTTATCCAAAAGCACTTGA